One window of the Planktothrix sp. FACHB-1365 genome contains the following:
- a CDS encoding NADPH-dependent FMN reductase, producing MANSPKILAFAGSAREASVNKKLVQIAAAGAKAAGAEVTYIDLRNLPMPLFDEDLEAQQGIPATVREFKDLMLAHQGLLIACPEYNSSITPLLKNAIDWASRPEPNLPGLACFNNKVAALMSASPGGFGGMRGLVHVRAILESIGVLVIPEQRSISKAFEAFNQDGNLKDPQQQQDVENLGAKVTTLLMKLSA from the coding sequence ATGGCAAATTCCCCCAAAATTCTCGCGTTTGCTGGTAGTGCTAGAGAAGCCTCTGTGAATAAAAAGTTAGTTCAAATTGCCGCAGCCGGGGCAAAAGCAGCCGGGGCAGAAGTGACTTATATTGATTTGCGGAATTTACCGATGCCCTTATTTGATGAAGATTTAGAAGCGCAACAAGGAATTCCGGCGACTGTTCGTGAATTTAAAGACTTAATGTTAGCTCATCAAGGCTTATTAATTGCCTGTCCTGAGTATAATAGTTCAATTACGCCGTTATTAAAAAATGCCATTGATTGGGCATCTCGTCCTGAACCTAATTTACCCGGATTAGCTTGTTTTAACAATAAAGTTGCAGCCCTTATGAGTGCATCTCCTGGAGGGTTTGGAGGAATGCGAGGCTTAGTTCATGTTCGGGCAATTTTAGAAAGTATTGGGGTGTTAGTTATTCCTGAACAACGTTCAATTTCTAAGGCGTTTGAAGCCTTTAATCAAGATGGCAATTTGAAAGATCCCCAACAACAGCAGGATGTTGAAAATTTAGGGGCGAAAGTAACAACTTTATTAATGAAACTTTCAGCTTAA
- a CDS encoding heme-binding protein: MASLPDGFPQPTPVGVIEVKQYPAYRGVTYLHQGDLTQATRRAFNPLFQHISSNNISMTTPVEARYLQESESINQAEVSFLYSHPEITPQQIQSDVNVTDTPTMKVVSIGIQGAYTWESYQIHLQRLKNWLKQHPEYEIIGSPRRLFYNSPMTPEHLKYSEVQIPIQDSLT, from the coding sequence ATGGCTTCTTTACCAGACGGATTTCCACAACCCACTCCCGTTGGAGTGATTGAAGTTAAACAATATCCCGCTTATCGAGGAGTAACCTATTTACATCAAGGGGATTTAACTCAAGCCACTCGCAGGGCATTTAATCCCCTATTTCAACATATTAGTAGCAACAATATTTCCATGACAACCCCTGTAGAAGCTCGGTATTTACAGGAGTCTGAATCTATCAATCAAGCCGAGGTTTCTTTTCTCTATTCTCATCCTGAAATTACCCCTCAACAAATACAATCTGATGTCAATGTCACCGATACCCCAACGATGAAAGTCGTCAGTATTGGTATCCAAGGCGCTTATACTTGGGAAAGTTATCAAATTCATTTACAACGGTTAAAAAATTGGTTAAAACAACATCCTGAATATGAAATAATTGGTTCTCCTCGTCGATTATTTTATAACTCTCCCATGACCCCTGAACATTTAAAATATAGTGAGGTGCAAATTCCAATTCAGGATTCTTTAACATAA
- a CDS encoding alpha-amylase family glycosyl hydrolase, whose translation MSNTVFPPQTTSPKEEVSSVEAQSEIQELVQDHKAEFDIDLEFLYTRDIEFRQETIYFIVVDRFYDGDPNNSEGPNPELYDPQQQDWGKYWGGDLQGVIDKLDYLKNLGVTAIWLTPLFEQIEDLFCETAAVHGYWTSDFKRLNPRFIGKDENPSLNATQDTRNTTFDRLIEEIHSRNMKLILDIVCNHSNPDISGKKGILYDDGVKIADFNNDEKNWYHHYGEVKNWEDEWQVMNCELSGLATFNENNIEYRNYIKSAIKQWLDRGVDALRVDTVKHMPIWFWQEFNADIKTYRPDVFIFGEWIYSSPEQDRSVEFANESGMSILDFGFCVAIRRALGAFEEAGFHLIQDVLDLDHRYYSSTELITFIDNHDMHRFQTLNPDPEILQMAIALIMTSRGIPCVYYGTEQFLHNDTNGDGNPYGNNDPYNRPMMETWDTDSPLYRELRLLSGLRRLNPAVSLGSQWQKYITPDVYCYVRRYRDCLLFVAMNRGEMVTLEEVETELNDGEHTDVMSKNKYEVKDGKLYNLELASKQVIVLSQVGERLKAQTIVRVQLNGIQTQPGERVVVIGDCPELGNWDIAKAYPLEYINTNTWFGEIPFNESAGKLINYKYAILREGTSPLRENLVSRRWVIANEGIVKWRDLWASGRES comes from the coding sequence ATGTCAAATACAGTCTTTCCTCCCCAAACCACATCCCCCAAAGAAGAAGTTTCTAGCGTTGAAGCTCAAAGTGAAATTCAGGAACTTGTTCAAGACCATAAGGCGGAATTTGATATTGATTTAGAGTTTCTTTATACCCGTGATATTGAATTTCGCCAAGAAACGATTTATTTTATTGTTGTAGATCGATTTTATGACGGTGATCCCAATAATAGTGAAGGCCCTAATCCTGAACTTTATGATCCACAACAACAAGATTGGGGTAAATATTGGGGAGGTGATTTACAAGGAGTTATTGATAAACTTGATTATTTAAAAAACTTAGGAGTAACGGCAATTTGGTTAACCCCTTTATTTGAACAAATCGAAGATTTATTCTGTGAAACGGCGGCAGTTCATGGCTATTGGACAAGCGATTTTAAACGCTTGAATCCCCGTTTTATTGGTAAAGATGAAAACCCTTCTCTGAATGCGACTCAAGACACCCGCAACACAACTTTTGATCGCTTAATCGAAGAAATTCATAGTCGTAATATGAAGTTGATTTTAGATATTGTGTGTAATCATAGTAACCCCGATATTAGTGGAAAAAAAGGAATATTATATGATGATGGAGTCAAAATTGCAGATTTTAATAATGATGAAAAGAACTGGTATCATCATTATGGAGAAGTCAAGAATTGGGAAGATGAATGGCAAGTCATGAATTGTGAATTATCAGGATTAGCAACTTTTAATGAAAATAATATTGAATACCGAAATTATATCAAATCTGCCATTAAACAATGGTTAGATCGAGGAGTTGATGCGTTACGGGTTGATACGGTTAAACATATGCCAATTTGGTTTTGGCAGGAATTTAACGCCGATATCAAAACCTACAGACCCGATGTTTTTATCTTTGGTGAGTGGATTTATTCGAGTCCAGAACAAGATCGATCTGTGGAATTTGCAAATGAGTCTGGAATGTCGATTTTAGACTTTGGATTTTGTGTTGCAATTCGTCGAGCATTAGGCGCATTTGAAGAAGCCGGATTTCACTTAATTCAAGATGTTTTAGATTTGGATCATCGCTATTATAGTTCAACGGAATTGATTACATTTATCGATAATCACGATATGCACCGATTCCAAACCTTAAATCCTGATCCTGAAATTTTGCAAATGGCGATCGCTTTAATTATGACATCTCGTGGCATTCCTTGTGTTTATTATGGCACAGAACAATTCCTTCATAATGATACCAATGGAGACGGAAATCCCTATGGAAATAATGACCCCTATAATCGTCCGATGATGGAAACTTGGGATACGGATTCTCCCCTTTATCGAGAGCTTCGATTATTATCAGGTTTAAGACGCTTAAATCCTGCCGTATCATTAGGAAGTCAATGGCAAAAATATATTACTCCTGATGTTTACTGTTATGTTCGTCGCTATCGAGATTGTCTGTTATTTGTAGCCATGAATCGCGGAGAAATGGTAACTCTTGAAGAAGTCGAAACCGAGTTAAATGATGGAGAACATACGGATGTCATGTCTAAGAATAAATATGAAGTCAAAGACGGAAAACTTTATAACCTAGAACTCGCTTCTAAACAGGTCATTGTTTTGTCTCAAGTCGGGGAACGTTTGAAAGCACAAACCATTGTTCGAGTCCAATTAAACGGAATTCAAACTCAACCCGGAGAACGAGTGGTTGTCATTGGGGATTGTCCTGAATTAGGGAATTGGGATATTGCCAAAGCTTATCCTTTAGAATATATCAATACTAACACTTGGTTTGGGGAAATTCCTTTTAATGAAAGCGCCGGAAAATTGATTAATTATAAATATGCAATTTTACGAGAAGGAACATCCCCATTACGCGAAAATTTAGTATCTCGTCGTTGGGTTATTGCCAATGAAGGTATTGTTAAATGGCGGGATCTTTGGGCATCTGGACGAGAATCATAA
- a CDS encoding DUF4347 domain-containing protein, with protein MNSSPLGFASSYCASTSGTTLVFIDPRVTDCDRLLTSLIPNTLGILLNGDEDGVEQITTSLSLYADRTPITALHLVSHGSPGCIQLGNIALSWITIDYYAQQLQHWKNYLSPDASLIFYGCEVAAQSRGAVFIEKLRTLTGLNIIASTQKVGNPQWGGSWEFNINTNNLNTAIAFQPQILATYSGILETERVSVSSTEIQGNNDSGRFSNSDISGDGRFIVFASNANNLVAGDTNNATDIFIRDRDPDQNGIFDEVNSVTRRLSVSSGGVQGNGTSSNPSLSTDGRFVAFTSSANNLVTGDSNNTSDVFVYDRDVDENGIFDEGNGVITRVSLGSGGIQSNAISSEAKISGNGRFVTFTSEADNLVLGDSNGLADVFVHDLQTGNTIRVSVSSEGTERNEGFSFGLDSDDIGAPTISADGRFIAFHSNSTNLVAEDINQATDIFLHDRDPDENGVFDEGNNTTTPVSVDSEGNPKTGNSVDPVISADGHYIAFQSQDEQSLYSIADRSIFVYDRQTKVSQRVSVIGGRIPEPSNLAAGTPDISGDGRFITFVTLGNNLVSGDTNQKQDVFIHDRDPDGNGVFDDGNAITNRVSISSTGNEGNNSSESPALSANGNFITFTSFANNLVAGDTNNKTDVFVANTLPTGNPKISVVRGITATETGTQNGTFEILLDQPAPAGGITVNFNLAGTASSGDDYTVIQGNNVTNLTANSLIIPEGATTATLEINGIDDGVPDANETIQLTLQPGTGYDLTSWNNANLFLWESLTVVNTNDSGAGSLRQALIDSYYLPGTDTITFNIPTTDPGYNSTTNTFTIQPASKLPNIADSVIIDGKSQPGYIDKPIIELDFGNAVTVSPIDSSITSSTTSGLTLTAGSSTIQGLILNNSQIPAIQIRNKGLNLIENNWIGTNETGTESVRDDGWGGGISILDSANNTIKDNVISSNAVPGIGSGEVSITGGSASNNKIIGNLIGTDYTGTVFLSDKSWGITLTDAPNNIIGGTTPEERNIIVANFGILMGLLAPGSHNEGVASGNKIIGNYIGTDITGTLALGRTGIDGSLGLALFDNFNYTEDLPPNIIGGTTAAERNIISGNSVGVIFQSSKPAYNLIGNYIGTDPSGTIAIANGTETDGAGVIIGGSNHTIGGKNSGEGNLISGNTVGVLISGDPGIPDDVANNKILGNLIGTQADGTSPLGNTQQGILVQGAGIGNIIGGTETGAGNTIAFNGGNGIEIQNTDRFAILRNSIFDNNSLGIDLIDAANNNQVAPSLSSAISSNDKTTVKGILNDIPNTTFTLEFFSNSVLDSSGNGEGKTFIFATNVTTNAAGIANFNLELPVDILEGQFITATATDPNNNTSEFSTGIEVFRVDIDIVPTDGNTNISEDGATDQYNVVLTRQPTADVAIAINPDSQSTTDVSTLTFTSANWNIPQTVTITAVDDTEVEGEHSSIIQHSVTTTDENYATISIPAIAATITDNDIPQPTPEPTPEPTPEPTPEPTPTPEPTPTPTPQPTPIPTPQPTPIPTPQPTPTPTPTPTLTPQPTPEPTPTPEPTPQPTPEPTPQPTPTPTPQPTPTLTPQPTPEPTPQPTPTSTPQPTPTLTPQPTPEPTPTLTPQPTPEPTPTLTPQPTPEPTPTLTPQPTPTLTPQPTPTLTPQPTPEPTPQPTPTSTPQPTPTLTPQPTPEPTPTLTPQPTPTLTPQPTPTLTPQPTPEPTPTLTPQPTPTLTPQPTATPTPQPTLQPTLTPQLTLESTPQPTATPTPQLTLESTPQPTATPTPQLTLESTPQPTPQPTATPTPQPTLQPTLTPQLTLELTPQPTPTLTPQPTPTPTPQPTPTPTPQLTPTPTPQLTLESTPQPTPQPTATPTPQPTLQPTLTPQLTPEPTPQPTATPPIETQVSLNSAIRQQKEFDIFDPTKFIIPIVFPTLKTNLTNPISQTSSDEPDYLVGTSNANKVFGLAGSDYIKMGDSDDWIHGNQDSDFIDAGRGNDTVLGGKNSDQINGGEGEDKIFGNLGNDTISGELGDDWLNGNQENDWLNGGEGADQVYGGQGNDQLQGGLGNDTVSGDQGSDLIEGNEGDDLLEGGLDHDTLSGNSGDDSLYGGQGDDWLDGNQGNDLLWGESGDDTLDGGEGNDQLNGGQGNDVLVGAQGIDSLTGGEGRDRFVLIPGYGSDLITDFQQGQDLLVLSGDLTFEQISIIPSADGVTIQVGLEILAVLPGVNINLLTAEDFVSSVI; from the coding sequence ATGAATTCTTCCCCCCTTGGATTTGCATCTTCCTATTGTGCATCGACCTCTGGCACCACCTTAGTGTTTATCGATCCCCGTGTGACAGACTGCGATCGCTTGCTAACAAGTTTAATTCCAAACACTCTAGGAATTCTTCTCAATGGTGATGAAGATGGGGTTGAACAAATCACTACATCCCTCAGCCTTTATGCTGACCGGACACCAATTACTGCGTTGCATTTGGTGAGTCATGGGAGTCCAGGTTGTATCCAACTCGGTAATATCGCGTTAAGTTGGATAACAATCGATTATTATGCTCAACAACTCCAACACTGGAAAAATTATCTTAGTCCTGATGCGTCTTTAATTTTTTATGGTTGTGAAGTTGCAGCACAAAGTCGAGGTGCAGTATTTATTGAAAAGCTGCGGACTTTAACAGGTTTAAATATTATTGCCTCAACTCAAAAAGTCGGAAATCCTCAATGGGGAGGAAGTTGGGAATTTAATATTAATACCAATAATCTGAACACAGCCATCGCCTTTCAACCGCAAATTTTAGCAACCTACTCCGGTATATTAGAAACAGAACGAGTATCGGTTAGTTCAACCGAAATTCAAGGAAATAATGATTCAGGACGATTTTCTAATTCCGATATTTCAGGAGATGGACGTTTTATTGTTTTTGCGTCAAATGCGAATAATTTAGTTGCTGGTGATACCAATAACGCTACCGATATTTTTATTCGTGATCGCGATCCTGATCAAAATGGGATTTTTGATGAAGTTAATAGCGTTACTCGCCGACTTTCTGTTAGTTCTGGCGGAGTTCAGGGAAATGGCACTTCATCTAATCCTAGTCTATCAACTGATGGGCGGTTTGTTGCCTTTACCTCTAGTGCTAATAATCTAGTTACTGGCGATAGCAACAACACTTCAGATGTTTTTGTTTATGACCGTGACGTTGATGAAAATGGAATTTTTGATGAAGGAAATGGCGTCATAACTCGTGTTTCCCTTGGTTCTGGAGGTATTCAAAGTAATGCTATTTCTAGTGAAGCAAAAATTTCTGGTAATGGTCGCTTTGTTACCTTTACCTCAGAAGCAGACAACCTAGTTTTAGGCGATAGCAACGGACTGGCGGATGTTTTTGTTCATGACTTGCAAACAGGTAACACCATCCGTGTTTCCGTTAGTTCAGAGGGCACAGAAAGAAATGAGGGATTTAGTTTTGGCTTAGATAGTGATGATATCGGCGCACCGACTATTTCGGCAGATGGTCGTTTTATTGCTTTCCATTCAAACTCAACAAACCTAGTCGCCGAGGATATTAACCAAGCGACGGATATTTTTCTGCATGACCGTGATCCCGATGAAAATGGGGTATTTGACGAAGGGAACAACACCACCACCCCTGTTTCTGTAGACTCAGAGGGAAATCCCAAAACAGGGAATTCTGTTGATCCTGTCATCTCTGCTGATGGACACTATATCGCGTTTCAATCTCAAGATGAGCAGTCCTTATATTCTATTGCAGATCGCAGTATTTTTGTCTATGACCGACAAACGAAAGTGAGTCAGCGCGTTTCCGTTATAGGAGGAAGAATACCAGAACCCAGTAATTTAGCCGCCGGAACACCTGATATTTCAGGCGATGGACGGTTTATAACCTTTGTGACGTTAGGTAATAACCTAGTTTCTGGAGATACAAATCAAAAACAAGACGTTTTCATCCATGACCGTGACCCCGATGGAAATGGGGTATTTGACGATGGTAACGCAATTACTAATCGAGTTTCCATTAGTTCAACGGGAAATGAAGGAAATAATAGTTCTGAATCTCCAGCTTTATCGGCTAATGGTAATTTTATCACCTTTACTTCCTTTGCCAATAATTTAGTTGCTGGAGATACTAATAACAAAACCGATGTTTTTGTAGCGAATACTCTACCAACCGGAAACCCAAAAATTAGTGTAGTCCGGGGAATTACAGCAACTGAAACTGGAACTCAAAATGGCACGTTTGAAATTCTCCTTGATCAACCTGCACCTGCTGGCGGAATTACCGTTAATTTTAATCTCGCTGGAACTGCCTCTAGTGGGGATGACTATACTGTAATTCAGGGAAATAATGTTACGAATTTAACCGCTAATAGTTTGATTATTCCCGAAGGTGCAACAACCGCAACCTTAGAAATTAATGGCATTGATGATGGCGTTCCTGATGCTAATGAAACCATTCAATTAACCTTACAACCGGGTACAGGATATGATTTGACCAGTTGGAATAATGCTAATTTATTCCTCTGGGAATCTTTAACCGTTGTCAATACAAATGATTCGGGTGCGGGTTCCCTCCGACAAGCTTTAATTGATAGCTATTATTTACCGGGAACCGATACCATTACGTTTAATATTCCCACAACTGATCCGGGTTATAATAGTACAACAAATACATTTACAATTCAACCTGCTTCCAAACTTCCCAACATTGCTGATTCCGTTATTATTGATGGAAAAAGTCAACCCGGATATATTGATAAACCCATTATTGAATTAGATTTTGGTAATGCGGTTACAGTTTCACCCATTGATAGTTCAATTACATCTTCTACAACTTCTGGCTTAACCCTTACCGCAGGCAGTAGTACCATTCAAGGTTTAATTCTTAATAACTCTCAGATTCCTGCTATTCAAATTAGAAATAAAGGGTTAAATTTAATTGAAAATAACTGGATTGGTACGAATGAAACGGGCACAGAATCCGTTCGGGATGATGGCTGGGGAGGCGGAATTTCTATTTTGGACTCTGCGAATAATACCATTAAAGATAACGTCATTTCTAGCAATGCTGTACCTGGAATTGGTAGTGGCGAAGTCAGTATTACTGGGGGAAGTGCGTCTAATAACAAAATTATTGGGAATTTAATTGGTACAGATTATACAGGTACAGTTTTCCTAAGCGATAAAAGTTGGGGTATTACTCTTACTGATGCACCTAATAATATTATCGGTGGAACAACCCCAGAAGAACGCAATATTATTGTTGCTAATTTCGGAATTTTGATGGGTTTATTAGCACCTGGTTCTCATAACGAAGGGGTTGCTAGTGGAAATAAAATTATTGGGAACTATATTGGGACAGATATTACGGGAACTCTTGCATTAGGTCGGACTGGAATTGATGGCAGCTTGGGTTTAGCACTGTTTGATAATTTCAATTATACTGAAGATCTTCCTCCTAATATTATTGGAGGTACAACTGCTGCTGAACGTAACATTATTTCTGGGAATAGTGTTGGTGTCATTTTTCAAAGTTCAAAACCAGCATACAACTTAATTGGTAATTATATTGGAACTGATCCAAGCGGAACAATTGCGATCGCAAATGGAACAGAAACAGACGGCGCTGGTGTTATTATTGGCGGATCTAATCATACAATTGGTGGGAAAAATTCCGGTGAAGGAAATTTAATTTCGGGTAATACCGTTGGTGTTTTAATTTCTGGTGATCCCGGAATTCCTGATGATGTTGCTAATAATAAAATTTTAGGTAATTTAATTGGAACTCAAGCTGATGGTACTTCTCCGTTAGGGAATACTCAACAGGGAATTTTAGTTCAAGGTGCTGGAATTGGTAATATTATTGGGGGAACAGAAACAGGCGCGGGTAATACAATTGCTTTTAATGGCGGAAATGGCATTGAAATCCAAAATACAGATCGTTTTGCCATTTTAAGAAATTCTATTTTTGACAATAATAGTTTAGGCATTGATTTAATTGATGCTGCCAATAATAATCAAGTTGCACCTTCTCTAAGCTCGGCAATTTCTTCCAATGATAAAACCACCGTTAAAGGAATCTTAAATGATATCCCAAACACAACCTTTACCTTAGAATTTTTCTCCAATTCTGTACTTGATTCTTCTGGTAATGGTGAAGGAAAAACTTTTATTTTCGCTACCAATGTCACCACTAATGCTGCCGGGATAGCCAATTTTAATTTAGAACTTCCCGTTGATATATTAGAAGGTCAATTTATTACGGCGACAGCTACCGATCCTAATAATAATACTTCCGAGTTTTCAACAGGGATTGAAGTGTTTCGTGTTGATATTGATATTGTTCCAACTGATGGAAATACAAATATTAGTGAAGATGGCGCTACCGATCAATATAATGTTGTATTAACACGACAACCGACAGCAGATGTTGCGATCGCAATTAATCCCGATAGTCAGTCAACCACCGATGTTTCGACTCTAACATTCACTTCCGCTAATTGGAATATTCCTCAAACCGTTACAATAACTGCGGTAGATGATACAGAGGTTGAAGGTGAACACAGCAGCATAATTCAGCATAGTGTTACAACAACGGATGAAAATTATGCCACGATTTCTATTCCTGCGATCGCAGCTACAATTACAGATAACGATATACCTCAACCTACACCGGAGCCTACACCGGAGCCTACACCGGAGCCTACACCGGAGCCTACACCTACACCGGAGCCTACACCTACACCAACTCCCCAGCCTACACCCATACCAACTCCTCAACCTACACCCATACCAACTCCCCAACCTACACCCACACCAACACCTACACCCACACTGACTCCCCAACCAACGCCGGAGCCTACACCTACACCGGAGCCAACTCCCCAACCAACACCGGAGCCAACTCCCCAACCAACACCCACACCAACTCCCCAACCAACACCCACACTGACTCCCCAACCAACGCCGGAGCCTACACCTCAGCCTACACCTACATCAACTCCTCAACCAACACCCACACTGACTCCCCAACCAACGCCGGAGCCTACACCCACACTAACTCCTCAACCAACGCCGGAGCCTACACCCACACTAACTCCTCAACCAACGCCGGAGCCTACACCCACACTGACTCCTCAACCTACACCCACACTGACTCCTCAACCTACACCCACACTGACTCCCCAACCAACGCCGGAGCCTACACCTCAGCCTACACCTACATCAACTCCTCAACCTACACCCACACTGACTCCCCAACCAACGCCGGAGCCTACACCCACACTAACTCCTCAACCTACACCCACACTAACTCCTCAACCTACACCCACACTGACTCCCCAACCAACGCCGGAGCCTACACCCACACTGACTCCTCAACCAACGCCTACACTGACTCCCCAACCTACAGCAACACCAACTCCTCAACCGACGCTCCAGCCAACACTGACTCCCCAACTAACACTGGAGTCAACTCCCCAACCTACAGCAACACCAACTCCCCAACTAACACTGGAGTCAACTCCCCAACCTACAGCAACACCAACTCCCCAACTAACACTGGAGTCAACTCCTCAACCTACACCTCAGCCTACAGCAACACCAACTCCTCAACCAACGCTCCAGCCAACACTGACTCCCCAACTAACACTGGAGTTAACTCCTCAACCTACACCCACACTGACTCCCCAACCTACACCTACACCAACTCCCCAACCTACACCTACACCAACTCCTCAACTAACACCTACACCAACTCCTCAACTAACACTGGAGTCAACTCCTCAACCTACACCTCAGCCTACAGCAACACCAACTCCTCAACCGACGCTCCAGCCAACACTGACTCCCCAACTAACACCGGAGCCAACTCCTCAACCCACAGCAACACCGCCTATAGAAACTCAAGTTTCTTTAAACTCTGCAATAAGACAACAGAAAGAGTTTGACATTTTTGACCCGACTAAATTTATTATTCCTATCGTTTTCCCCACCTTAAAAACGAACTTGACAAATCCGATATCCCAAACTTCCAGTGATGAACCCGATTATCTTGTGGGAACCTCTAATGCTAATAAAGTCTTTGGTTTAGCCGGAAGCGATTATATTAAAATGGGTGATAGTGATGATTGGATTCATGGAAATCAAGATAGTGATTTTATCGATGCTGGAAGGGGTAACGATACAGTTTTAGGAGGTAAAAATAGTGACCAAATTAACGGCGGTGAGGGTGAGGATAAAATTTTTGGTAATCTAGGAAATGATACGATTTCCGGGGAACTAGGAGATGATTGGCTCAACGGGAATCAAGAGAATGATTGGCTCAACGGTGGAGAGGGAGCCGATCAAGTCTATGGAGGTCAGGGAAATGACCAATTACAAGGGGGTTTGGGAAATGATACCGTCTCTGGGGATCAAGGATCTGACTTAATAGAAGGAAATGAAGGTGATGATCTTTTGGAAGGTGGACTAGATCACGATACACTGTCTGGGAACTCCGGTGATGATAGCCTTTATGGAGGTCAAGGAGATGACTGGCTTGATGGTAATCAGGGAAATGATCTGTTATGGGGAGAAAGCGGAGACGATACCCTAGATGGGGGTGAAGGGAATGATCAACTCAACGGAGGTCAAGGTAATGATGTGCTTGTGGGTGCACAAGGAATAGATAGTTTAACCGGAGGTGAAGGTCGCGATCGCTTTGTCCTTATTCCCGGCTATGGTTCTGATCTGATTACGGATTTTCAACAGGGTCAAGACTTACTGGTTTTGAGCGGAGATTTAACTTTCGAGCAAATTAGCATTATTCCCTCTGCTGACGGGGTAACGATCCAAGTTGGGTTAGAAATTCTGGCTGTTTTACCGGGAGTTAATATAAACTTATTGACGGCTGAGGACTTTGTTTCTTCAGTGATCTAA
- the purS gene encoding phosphoribosylformylglycinamidine synthase subunit PurS yields the protein MTHHYQARIYITLRPSVLDPQGVAVKSGIQHLGYDNVEQVRIGKYIEMTLSATDEAEARTQLDRICDQLLANPVIEIYRFDLTEVAAVTA from the coding sequence GTGACCCATCACTACCAAGCTAGAATTTATATTACCCTCCGTCCTTCTGTTCTTGATCCTCAAGGCGTGGCGGTCAAATCTGGCATTCAACATTTGGGATATGACAATGTTGAACAGGTGCGAATTGGTAAATATATAGAAATGACGCTTTCTGCAACCGATGAAGCGGAAGCCAGAACCCAACTTGACCGTATTTGCGATCAATTGTTGGCAAATCCTGTGATTGAAATCTATCGATTTGATCTAACGGAGGTTGCAGCCGTTACAGCTTGA
- the purQ gene encoding phosphoribosylformylglycinamidine synthase subunit PurQ, whose protein sequence is MKFGVIVFPGSNCDRDVAWVTQGLLGQPTRMIWHEDTDLSDIDVVVIPGGFSYGDYLRCGAIARFSTVMRSTIEHANQGKFVLGICNGFQVLTEAGLLPGALVRNRDLHFICESVPLTVVNNNNPWMSEYQAGEVINLPIAHGEGCYYADENTLAELEDHHQVLFRYGTDKTPKPEENPNGSLNNIAGICNRQGNVLGMMPHPERASDPMLGNTDGIKLFKTLLH, encoded by the coding sequence ATGAAATTTGGCGTTATTGTTTTTCCGGGTTCTAATTGCGATCGAGATGTGGCTTGGGTAACTCAAGGATTATTGGGACAACCTACCCGCATGATTTGGCATGAAGATACGGATTTATCGGATATTGATGTGGTGGTGATTCCGGGGGGGTTTAGTTATGGAGATTATTTGCGTTGTGGTGCGATCGCAAGGTTTTCAACCGTGATGCGTTCAACAATTGAACACGCCAACCAAGGCAAATTTGTCCTGGGAATTTGTAACGGATTTCAAGTGTTAACCGAAGCGGGATTATTACCCGGTGCGTTAGTCAGAAATCGGGATTTACACTTTATTTGTGAGTCCGTTCCGTTGACGGTGGTTAATAATAATAATCCCTGGATGTCTGAATATCAAGCTGGGGAAGTGATCAATTTACCCATTGCTCATGGAGAAGGGTGTTATTATGCCGATGAAAACACCTTAGCGGAATTAGAAGATCATCACCAAGTTTTATTCCGGTATGGCACAGATAAAACCCCAAAACCCGAAGAAAATCCTAACGGTTCTTTAAATAATATTGCGGGAATTTGTAACCGTCAAGGCAACGTTTTAGGAATGATGCCTCACCCAGAACGTGCCTCTGATCCAATGTTAGGAAATACGGACGGAATTAAGTTGTTTAAAACCTTATTGCATTAG